A stretch of the Halorussus lipolyticus genome encodes the following:
- a CDS encoding MFS transporter: MSDDRDAPESSQSDQSRRQTVGLVAGVFVLSTAAGAYEIAPASVLPLVRDSLGVSGTAASWLVSVMYLTAVIASVPVGMVLDRVRVRRAVAVAAGALLVAGAWGWFAATAGAYWWLFASRILGGFSYVVVWNAGANLVGQAVEPDVRATAVGVFTASAPVGFALGQFGSPLVADSLGWPATLPTFAAIAVVGVVVFLASTRGRGLAVETDAPDRSEVRELFANRSAWTLYVLCFLAFSLYLFLNSWLPSYLTKQLGVSLALSGLLTALFPAVGVVSRTSGGLLSDRLFGGERRPVALLSFVLAAPAVVGFVFVTQVSVVVALLLVAGFAVQLAIGLLYTYIVEVVAPAVRTTAVSMLTSVGLLGAFLAPIVGGEIIGRAGYRPAFLLAGGVAVAGIALAWYAPEGREQ, translated from the coding sequence GTGAGCGACGACCGAGACGCGCCGGAATCCTCGCAGAGCGACCAGTCACGCCGCCAAACTGTCGGCCTCGTCGCCGGCGTCTTCGTCCTCTCGACCGCGGCGGGGGCCTACGAAATCGCGCCCGCCAGCGTCCTGCCACTCGTCAGGGACTCCCTCGGCGTCAGCGGAACGGCGGCGAGTTGGCTCGTGAGCGTGATGTACCTCACCGCGGTCATCGCCAGCGTCCCGGTCGGGATGGTCCTCGACCGGGTGCGCGTCCGGCGGGCGGTCGCCGTGGCGGCAGGCGCGCTCCTCGTTGCCGGGGCGTGGGGCTGGTTCGCCGCGACCGCCGGGGCCTACTGGTGGCTGTTCGCATCCCGAATTCTGGGCGGGTTCTCCTACGTCGTGGTCTGGAACGCCGGCGCGAACCTCGTCGGGCAGGCGGTCGAACCGGACGTGAGAGCCACCGCTGTCGGCGTGTTCACGGCGAGCGCGCCGGTCGGATTCGCGCTGGGGCAGTTCGGGAGTCCGCTCGTGGCCGACTCGCTTGGGTGGCCCGCCACGCTCCCGACGTTCGCGGCCATCGCAGTGGTCGGCGTAGTCGTGTTCCTCGCCTCGACTCGGGGCCGAGGACTCGCCGTCGAAACCGACGCGCCGGACCGCTCGGAGGTCCGGGAGTTGTTCGCCAATCGGTCTGCGTGGACCCTCTACGTCCTGTGTTTTCTGGCGTTCTCGCTCTACCTGTTTCTCAACAGTTGGCTCCCGAGCTATCTGACCAAGCAGTTGGGCGTCTCGCTGGCACTGAGCGGCCTGCTGACCGCCCTGTTTCCCGCGGTCGGGGTGGTCTCGCGGACCAGCGGCGGACTCCTCTCGGACCGACTGTTCGGCGGCGAGCGCAGGCCGGTGGCTCTGCTGTCGTTCGTCCTCGCCGCGCCCGCCGTGGTCGGGTTCGTCTTCGTGACGCAGGTCAGCGTGGTCGTCGCGCTCCTGCTGGTCGCCGGGTTCGCGGTCCAACTCGCCATCGGTCTGCTGTACACCTACATCGTGGAGGTCGTCGCGCCCGCGGTCCGGACCACCGCGGTGTCGATGCTGACCAGCGTGGGCCTTCTTGGGGCCTTCCTCGCGCCCATCGTCGGCGGCGAAATCATCGGTCGAGCGGGGTACCGCCCGGCCTTCCTGCTGGCCGGCGGCGTCGCGGTGGCGGGAATCGCGCTGGCGTGGTACGCGCCGGAAGGCAGAGAGCAATGA